The genomic region ATGCCGTCGCGCGCGATGTGATGGTGACCGATACCGTTCCGGACGCATTGGAGGTGATCGATCTCCACAGCACCAAGGGCGAGGTGGTTGTCAGCGGGCAGACCGTGACGGCCTATCCGTCGGTGCTGGAACCGGGTGAAACGGTTACGATCACCATTACCGCCCGCGTCCGCGCGCAGGCGGCCGCCGGCACGGTCACGAACGTGGCGCTGGTGACGAGTAGCTCCGAAGGCGATGGCGACAGCGGCAATAATCGGAGCAGCGTCAGCACGGAGATTGTGCCCCCGGCGTCGGCGCAGGTGCCGCCGCAGCGCCCGGCGCAGCCGACGCCGCAACCCAAGCCCAGAGCGCCGCGGACCCAGCCCGCGCCGGTCACGCAGCCCCAGGAACCGCGGTCGGTGCTGCCGGCAACCGGCGATCCGCTCGCCGCTCCGTCCTGGATGATGCAGGTGGCGCCCTGGGCGCTCCTGGCCGTCGTCGTCTTCGCGTGCACCGGCACATGGGTCTGGCGACGGCGCGGGGGTGATCCGCGCCGGACCATTGTCCCCCAGATCGCTGGCCTGCCGCACGCGACCGACGCGCCCGCGCCGACTGTGCTGGCCCTCCGCGCTGAGGGTTCGCCTGGTCCCGGTCCGGACCTTGGCCCACCGTTGCCCGCGCCGCTGGCGCCGGGCGCGCTGCCGCCGCCGGCCGATCTGGAGCGCGACCGCGCGCTGACGGCGTAACGGGGCGTCCCGATGCCGGATCATCCGTTCCCCAGCACGCCCTGGCTGTTCCACCTGGGCGTGCTTGTGGCCGGCGTGGTGGGCGCCTGGATCTTCGCTCCGGGCGATGCGCTTGCCTGGCGGTTGCTCCCCTGGTGGCTGCTGGCCGTCGCCTGCCTGCTCGCGGGCCGGTGGCTGCACGCCCAGATCGGGTGGTCGTCCGGTGTGGTCGTGGCACCCCCCACCGCGGCGGACGACCTGACCATCCCCCTGGTGTCCTGGGCACCGGAGTCCCGCGCCCTCCGCGATCCGCTCGACGATTTGACCATCCCCGCTTCGTTCACGCTGTGAGGTACTGACGATGTCCCTGCGCTTGATCTCCCTCCTCCTGCTGCTGGCGGGGCTGCTCGCCGGCTGTCAACGCCCACTCACGGAAGGCGAGGCCCGCGCCACCGCCGTCGCGAGCGGGTGCTGGCCCTACGGCGTGCCGCAGCCCCAGCCCACGCCGACGCTGGCCGGCCTTCCCACCCCGACGACCCTGCCAGGCGCCGCGCCCACCGTGACGCCGACCGCTGCGATCTATCCGACGTGTCTCCCGATTCCCGGCACGCCGACGGTCACGCCGGTCCCCACGCTGCCGCCGACGCCGATTCCCGCGGCCACGCCCCAGGTCCCGGCGGCGATCGGCGGCCCACAGGAGATTGGCGATGTAGGCGGGCTGGTGACCGCCTGGGGCCGGATGATCTGGAATCCCGTGCTGGCGGCGCATCCACAGGAGCCGACGGCGGCGATCGGCTGGATCAGCTATGGCAGCACGCCCGACGCGCTGGACGGGCAGATCTGGGTGCGCGTGCAACAGCCGAGCGGCGTCTGGGCCAGCGCGCAGACCGTGAATCGTGAACCCGTCGCGAAGTTCTATGGTGGACTCGGCCTCGCGTTCACCCCGGATGGGACGCTCCACGTGATCTACGGCGGTGGCGGCAACGGCGAGGAAGGCGATGATCAGATCTTCGTTGCGCAGAGTCCGGATCTGGGCGCGACCTGGAGCGAGCCGGTGGCGCTGCCGACGCGGGGCAGCGTCCGCTCGCTGACCAGCGACGAGTCCGGCGGCCTGCATCTGCTGCTGGTCATGCCCGAGCGCGACGGCGGCGACGCGGCGTATGCGTATCTGCCATCGCTGGACAACGACTGGCAGGTCACGCCGTACCTCGGCGGGATGCGCCAGGTCAACGGCTGGCTGAGTCTGCTGGAGCAGCCGGATGGCACGCTGCGCCGCGTCGTGTTGCTCAATGGGCGAGATGATCATGATTTCACGCATCTCAGCATCCTGTGGAGCGATGATGGGCAGCGCTGGGCGCGCCAGCCGCTGGAGATGGGTCGATTCTTCGCCGACGAGCAGATCGTGGCGACGAGCCTGCTGGTGGTGCCACGTGGCGCGGGGCTGATTGCGGCGGCCTGGGCCCAGACGCCCGGTCCCGGTCACGCGCGGGGTGGGGCGTTCGCGGTCCTGAGCACCGACGGCGGCACGACCTGGAGCCGGCAGGAGATCATCGCGCAGCACTACGACGATGGGCGGCTCTTCGACGACGATGGGCGCGGGCTGCCGGGCGGCTTCGAGCCGGCGCTGGTCTATGACGCGACGACCGATCGGGTGGTGGCAAGCTGGGTCGAAGAAGACATTGCGCGGCGCGGGGCGCAGTACGGCGCGCATCT from Herpetosiphonaceae bacterium harbors:
- a CDS encoding sialidase family protein, giving the protein MSLRLISLLLLLAGLLAGCQRPLTEGEARATAVASGCWPYGVPQPQPTPTLAGLPTPTTLPGAAPTVTPTAAIYPTCLPIPGTPTVTPVPTLPPTPIPAATPQVPAAIGGPQEIGDVGGLVTAWGRMIWNPVLAAHPQEPTAAIGWISYGSTPDALDGQIWVRVQQPSGVWASAQTVNREPVAKFYGGLGLAFTPDGTLHVIYGGGGNGEEGDDQIFVAQSPDLGATWSEPVALPTRGSVRSLTSDESGGLHLLLVMPERDGGDAAYAYLPSLDNDWQVTPYLGGMRQVNGWLSLLEQPDGTLRRVVLLNGRDDHDFTHLSILWSDDGQRWARQPLEMGRFFADEQIVATSLLVVPRGAGLIAAAWAQTPGPGHARGGAFAVLSTDGGTTWSRQEIIAQHYDDGRLFDDDGRGLPGGFEPALVYDATTDRVVASWVEEDIARRGAQYGAHLRTFLASRPLDADATWQDAITPDRTTEMPPPLLADWGLRGALWGMPSGRRHWLVTVDERNDQHRVDVRPLRLSALLDAGQS